The following coding sequences lie in one Arachis stenosperma cultivar V10309 chromosome 5, arast.V10309.gnm1.PFL2, whole genome shotgun sequence genomic window:
- the LOC130981682 gene encoding uncharacterized protein LOC130981682: MSWFARTIANSLRLDDEDEQQHHNPPNANEPHPPNTKPDSDSAIPDPRSPSSPSPASTPRGVKEDLSELTKSISRQLWGVASFLAPPPPPPPADHALAAHPAGNLDSDAPPRGQEEEEEEEEEEDLIAGIRSDFAEISGRFRSGISKLSENKAVSELTKMASNFLQIRPEEDDYDLEGVVGITEDVVLFARDVAMHPETWLDFPLPHVADSDDFDLSDVQQEHALAVESLAPSLAALRMELCPAYMSDACFWMIYFVLLHPRLNKSDADLLSTPQIVEARAMLAHTLEKRSTENEEHDLSAKGDFPTKEGDQDLLVPTSVPLESVPLQVKAAVVEAAPSVDMSDFEMEKHPVTQTTDVSMIKEAPVNLTAEQSSSISANRFLDEAYDEDDADDWLKEDSSEMVGGSGTSGPAGNEEDVSFSDLEEEDVASSYKKTGSGSDSSTKDSRDWVQLSRQAGSEHSSARNSETKDSSDWLNVDDIDVI; the protein is encoded by the exons ATGTCCTGGTTCGCAAGGACTATTGCTAACTCACTCAGACTCGACGACGAAGACGAACAACAACACCATAACCCTCCTAATGCCAATGAGCCCCatcctcccaacaccaaacccGATTCAGATTCGGCTATACCCGATCCACGCTCACCCTCATCCCCGTCCCCTGCATCCACCCCTCGCGGCGTCAAAGAGGACCTCTCCGAGCTCACTAAATCCATTTCCCGCCAGTTATGGGGTGTCGCCTCCTTCCTCgctccccctccccctccccctcccgCCGACCACGCTCTCGCCGCCCATCCCGCAGGCAACCTCGATTCGGATGCACCGCCGAGagggcaagaagaagaagaagaagaagaagaagaagaagacctCATTGCTGGAATCCGAAGCGATTTTGCGGAGATCAGCGGGAGGTTCAGGAGTGGGATCTCCAAGCTTTCCGAGAACAAGGCGGTGTCGGAATTGACGAAGATGGCGTCGAATTTCCTTCAGATTCGACCCGAAGAAGATGATTACGATCTCGAAGGTGTGGTTGGAATAACCGAGGACGTTGTGCTCTTTGCCAGAGACGTTGCGATGCATCCCGAGACTTGGTTGGATTTCCCTCTACCTCATGTTGCCGATTCCGATG ATTTTGATTTGTCTGATGTGCAACAAGAACACGCTCTAGCTGTTGAAAGTCTAGCTCCAAGCTTAGCTGCTCTTAGAATGGAACTTTGTCCGGCATATATGAGCGATGCTTGCTTTTGGATGATTTATTTTGTACTCTTGCACCCTAGACTCAACAAAAGTGATGCCGATCTTCTATCAACCCCACAA ATAGTGGAAGCTAGAGCAATGTTAGCCCATACATTGGAGAAAAGAAGCACAGAAAATGAAGAACATGATTTATCTGCGAAAGGTGATTTTCCTACAAAAGAGGGAGACCAAGATCTCCTTGTGCCAACCAGTGTCCCACTAGAATCAGTTCCTCTTCAAGTTAAAGCTGCTGTGGTTGAAGCAGCCCCATCTGTGGATATGTCTGATTTTGAGATGGAGAAACATCCTGTAACTCAGACTACTGATGTGTCTATGATTAAAGAAGCACCCGTAAATCTGACTGCAGAACAATCATCATCTATTTCAGCAAatagatttttggatgaagCATATGATGAGGATGATGCTGATGACTGGTTGAAAGAGGATAGTTCTGAAATGGTTGGTGGAAGTGGAACTTCTGGGCCTGCTGGTAATGAAGAGGACGTGTCATTCAGTGATCTTGAGGAGGAGGATGTTGCTTCAAGTTATAAAAAAACTGGATCAGGGTCTGACTCTTCAACAAAAGACTCTCGAGATTGGGTGCAGTTAAGCAGACAGGCTGGTTCTGAGCATTCAAGTGCTCGAAATTCCGAAACCAAGGATTCTAGTGATTGGCTGAATGTTGATGACATTGACGTAATATGA
- the LOC130982764 gene encoding phytosulfokines 3-like, with protein MASKMSTGLFFTILFLCYTLTYSSRMQPEATVVPHHHHEDDVEVEEDKCEGLSVGAEECLMRRTLTAHLDYIYTQKHHNRP; from the exons ATGGCGAGCAAGATGAGCACAGGGTTGTTCTTCACGATTCTGTTCCTCTGCTACACCCTCACCTACTCCTCACGAATGCAACCTGAGGCTACAGTAGTACCGCACCATCATCATGAG GATGATGTTGAGGTAGAAGAGGACAAGTGTGAAGGCCTTAGTGTTGGTGCAGAGGAATGCTTGATGAGAAGAACACTCACCGCACATCTCGACTATATCTATACCCAGAAACATCATAACCGCCCTTGA
- the LOC130980274 gene encoding ACT domain-containing protein ACR1 isoform X1 has product MDIFYHPHMDREIESLIERIHPPRVCIDNDSCRECTVVKVDSANKHGILLEMVQVLTDLDLIISRSYISSDGGWFMDVFHVTDQAGKKLTDETLMLHIQQKLCTTRRKGNISSDEDDETTSEPYGCDGPHSLQNTALEMTGLDRPGLLSEIAAVLAELGCTVTSGMAWTHNDRAACIIYVEDALKAGPIKDPIRLGHVQEQLQNVVEAHGDIGERKSVRLRNLAVGRTHTERRLHQLMYADRDYESCRACHGESSGEHKKGCDGTHVSVSRCKDKGYWVVNVRSRDRPKLLFDTVCVLTDLHYVVFHAAIRSKSSMAEQEYFIKHAVAGACLDEESERQKLILCLIAAIERRVSHVRLIPPTIKGLRVDIRTKNRTGLLSNVTRVFRENGLSVSRVEIGTQGDNAVGSFFVTDCSGQQVNPNIAELVRQECGGTVFTDHKSPYRVPKSSSSSLLAMDETTNNLVAKPIVSIGNMLWSQIERLSGSFGSIRS; this is encoded by the exons ATGGATATATTTTACCATCCACACATGGATCGGGAAATTGAATCGCTCATTGAGAGAATACATCCTCCCAG GGTCTGCATAGACAACGATTCTTGCCGAGAATGCACCGTAGTGAAG GTCGATAGTGCAAACAAGCACGGGATATTATTGGAGATGGTCCAGGTGTTGACAGATCTTGATCTTATTATTTCTAGATCATACATTTCCTCTGATGGTGGATGGTTTATGGATG TGTTCCACGTGACCGATCAAGCTGGCAAGAAGCTCACGGACGAAACCCTCATGCTCCACATTCAGCAG AAACTATGTACCACTAGAAGAAAAGGAAATATCTCGagtgatgaagatgatgaaacTACGTCAGAACCATATGGTTGCGATGGGCCCCACTCACTCCAAAACACGGCCCTGGAGATGACTGGGCTGGACCGGCCCGGCCTACTATCTGAAATAGCTGCGGTGCTAGCGGAGTTGGGCTGTACGGTGACCTCGGGAATGGCCTGGACCCACAATGACAGAGCGGCGTGCATCATCTACGTAGAAGACGCTCTAAAAGCAGGGCCCATCAAGGACCCAATACGGCTGGGCCACGTTCAAGAGCAGCTTCAGAACGTGGTGGAGGCCCACGGCGATATCGGAGAGAGGAAAAGCGTGAGGCTGAGAAACTTGGCGGTGGGGCGCACCCACACAGAACGGCGGCTCCACCAGCTGATGTACGCGGACAGGGACTATGAGAGCTGCCGTGCGTGTCACGGGGAGAGTAGCGGGGAGCACAAGAAGGGGTGTGATGGGACCCACGTGTCCGTTAGTAGATGCAAGGACAAAGGGTACTGGGTGGTCAACGTGAGGAGCAGGGACCGTCCTAAACTACTCTTTGATACCGTCTGCGTCTTAACTGACTTGCACTATGTGGTGTTCCACGCCGCCATCAGGTCCAAGAGTTCCATGGCCGAGCAGGAGTACTTTATAAAGCACGCCGTTGCTGGTGCTTGTCTGGACGAAGAATCCGAGAGACAAAAGCTCATCTTATGCTTAATCGCTGCCATAGAACGCAGAGTCTCCCATGTACGTCTCATTCCACCCACCATTaag GGATTAAGGGTAGATATTCGCACCAAGAATAGGACGGGTCTACTGTCGAACGTGACAAGGGTGTTCCGTGAGAATGGACTATCGGTATCAAGGGTTGAGATTGGAACACAAGGGGACAATGCGGTGGGATCATTCTTTGTGACGGACTGTTCTGGTCAACAGGTGAACCCAAATATAGCGGAGCTGGTGAGACAAGAGTGTGGCGGAACCGTATTTACTGATCACAAGTCGCCTTATAGGGTTCCTAAATCATCATCCTCCTCCTTGTTGGCTATGGACGAAACCACCAACAATTTGGTGGCCAAGCCAATAGTTTCTATTGGGAACATGCTATGGTCTCAGATAGAACGCCTTTCAGGTAGTTTTGGCTCCATTAGATCCTGA
- the LOC130980274 gene encoding ACT domain-containing protein ACR1 isoform X2, producing the protein MDIFYHPHMDREIESLIERIHPPRVCIDNDSCRECTVVKVDSANKHGILLEMVQVLTDLDLIISRSYISSDGGWFMDVFHVTDQAGKKLTDETLMLHIQQKLCTTRRKGNISSDEDDETTSEPYGCDGPHSLQNTALEMTGLDRPGLLSEIAAVLAELGCTVTSGMAWTHNDRAACIIYVEDALKAGPIKDPIRLGHVQEQLQNVVEAHGDIGERKSVRLRNLAVGRTHTERRLHQLMYADRDYESCRACHGESSGEHKKGCDGTHVSVSRCKDKGYWVVNVRSRDRPKLLFDTVCVLTDLHYVVFHAAIRSKSSMAEQEYFIKHAVAGACLDEESERQKLILCLIAAIERRVSHGLRVDIRTKNRTGLLSNVTRVFRENGLSVSRVEIGTQGDNAVGSFFVTDCSGQQVNPNIAELVRQECGGTVFTDHKSPYRVPKSSSSSLLAMDETTNNLVAKPIVSIGNMLWSQIERLSGSFGSIRS; encoded by the exons ATGGATATATTTTACCATCCACACATGGATCGGGAAATTGAATCGCTCATTGAGAGAATACATCCTCCCAG GGTCTGCATAGACAACGATTCTTGCCGAGAATGCACCGTAGTGAAG GTCGATAGTGCAAACAAGCACGGGATATTATTGGAGATGGTCCAGGTGTTGACAGATCTTGATCTTATTATTTCTAGATCATACATTTCCTCTGATGGTGGATGGTTTATGGATG TGTTCCACGTGACCGATCAAGCTGGCAAGAAGCTCACGGACGAAACCCTCATGCTCCACATTCAGCAG AAACTATGTACCACTAGAAGAAAAGGAAATATCTCGagtgatgaagatgatgaaacTACGTCAGAACCATATGGTTGCGATGGGCCCCACTCACTCCAAAACACGGCCCTGGAGATGACTGGGCTGGACCGGCCCGGCCTACTATCTGAAATAGCTGCGGTGCTAGCGGAGTTGGGCTGTACGGTGACCTCGGGAATGGCCTGGACCCACAATGACAGAGCGGCGTGCATCATCTACGTAGAAGACGCTCTAAAAGCAGGGCCCATCAAGGACCCAATACGGCTGGGCCACGTTCAAGAGCAGCTTCAGAACGTGGTGGAGGCCCACGGCGATATCGGAGAGAGGAAAAGCGTGAGGCTGAGAAACTTGGCGGTGGGGCGCACCCACACAGAACGGCGGCTCCACCAGCTGATGTACGCGGACAGGGACTATGAGAGCTGCCGTGCGTGTCACGGGGAGAGTAGCGGGGAGCACAAGAAGGGGTGTGATGGGACCCACGTGTCCGTTAGTAGATGCAAGGACAAAGGGTACTGGGTGGTCAACGTGAGGAGCAGGGACCGTCCTAAACTACTCTTTGATACCGTCTGCGTCTTAACTGACTTGCACTATGTGGTGTTCCACGCCGCCATCAGGTCCAAGAGTTCCATGGCCGAGCAGGAGTACTTTATAAAGCACGCCGTTGCTGGTGCTTGTCTGGACGAAGAATCCGAGAGACAAAAGCTCATCTTATGCTTAATCGCTGCCATAGAACGCAGAGTCTCCCAT GGATTAAGGGTAGATATTCGCACCAAGAATAGGACGGGTCTACTGTCGAACGTGACAAGGGTGTTCCGTGAGAATGGACTATCGGTATCAAGGGTTGAGATTGGAACACAAGGGGACAATGCGGTGGGATCATTCTTTGTGACGGACTGTTCTGGTCAACAGGTGAACCCAAATATAGCGGAGCTGGTGAGACAAGAGTGTGGCGGAACCGTATTTACTGATCACAAGTCGCCTTATAGGGTTCCTAAATCATCATCCTCCTCCTTGTTGGCTATGGACGAAACCACCAACAATTTGGTGGCCAAGCCAATAGTTTCTATTGGGAACATGCTATGGTCTCAGATAGAACGCCTTTCAGGTAGTTTTGGCTCCATTAGATCCTGA
- the LOC130982564 gene encoding protein PHLOEM PROTEIN 2-LIKE A10-like: MELQVLEKGFDYARKRKKWVFILGAVGFASYGAYRLYHAPIVARKRMRVSKLLGALISVAEAVSESAETVGVVSGDLKDFLQSDSNELPNSLKQISKIARSQHFADSLATATSSVTEGVLRGYRTVNPSNADQTGSASPLADQVLNKMLTPSGSGFASVVVGSFARNLVLGFYSGGAGLNSRNENGISGADGSSSNGVQVSNWVDVVCDEKCAELIGNCVQIFVSTAVAVYLDKTMHINTYDDFFSGLTNPNHETKVKNMLVTVCNNAMETLIKTSHQVLRNPNPSFGEDTSVTPSRIEALGVETSFVESKPESDSDDENENESSWISRVSSTLAVPSNRKLVLDVTGTVTFETVRSVMEFLLQTFVESIKTCVDVVREAMLEIVRYAASKSSVIVTTCLSLCLHIIQPVALGL; encoded by the coding sequence ATGGAACTGCAAGTGTTGGAGAAGGGTTTTGATTATGCCCGTAAGAGGAAGAAGTGGGTTTTCATCCTAGGGGCCGTCGGCTTCGCCAGTTACGGCGCTTACAGGCTTTATCACGCGCCCATCGTAGCGCGTAAGAGGATGAGAGTCTCCAAGCTTCTTGGTGCGCTGATTTCCGTTGCGGAAGCCGTTTCCGAATCAGCAGAAACCGTTGGAGTCGTCTCTGGAGACCTCAAGGACTTCTTGCAATCCGATTCCAACGAACTTCCCAACAGCTTGAAGCAGATTTCCAAAATAGCACGCTCTCAGCACTTTGCTGATTCTCTCGCCACCGCCACTAGCTCTGTCACCGAGGGAGTTTTGCGAGGCTATAGAACCGTAAACCCCTCCAACGCTGACCAAACCGGTTCTGCTTCGCCTCTTGCTGACCAGGTGCTCAACAAAATGTTAACGCCATCAGGGTCGGGTTTTGCCTCTGTGGTTGTTGGAAGCTTTGCTAGGAACCTCGTACTTGGTTTCTATTCAGGCGGTGCAGGGTTGAATTCGAGAAATGAAAATGGTATTTCAGGTGCTGATGGATCATCCTCTAATGGTGTCCAAGTTTCGAACTGGGTCGATGTGGTTTGTGATGAAAAGTGTGCGGAGCTCATTGGGAATTGCGTTCAGATTTTTGTGAGTACAGCTGTTGCTGTTTATCTTGACAAGACCATGCATATCAACACCTATGATGATTTTTTCTCTGGGTTAACCAACCCAAACCATGAGACTAAAGTGAAGAACATGCTGGTGACTGTTTGTAATAATGCCATGGAGACTCTGATCAAAACATCGCACCAGGTGTTGAGAAACCCAAATCCTAGTTTCGGAGAAGATACAAGTGTTACTCCTTCAAGAATTGAGGCATTAGGTGTAGAGACATCATTTGTTGAATCCAAACCGGAGAGTGATTCTGATGATGAGAATGAGAATGAGAGTAGCTGGATCAGCAGGGTCTCATCCACTTTGGCAGTTCCAAGCAATAGGAAGCTTGTTCTTGATGTCACGGGGACGGTGACATTTGAGACTGTTAGATCGGTGATGGAGTTTCTGTTACAGACATTTGTTGAATCCATCAAAACATGTGTTGATGTTGTTCGCGAGGCAATGCTTGAGATTGTAAGATATGCTGCATCCAAATCCTCCGTTATTGTGACAACATGTCTCTCGTTGTGCCTGCACATAATACAACCGGTGGCACTTGGCCTTTGA